The stretch of DNA tACTAGTAAAAAGTGAATACATAGTTATTACATCAGATATTTACCAAGatgccaaaaataaaaatttcaattattttggcTTTTGTTTTTGCCATCCCTTCACACATGGGTGGTACCTTTTTATAACTATAACTATAACTATTTCAGATAACCCTTAACTTATGAGAAAAAATATAGTgaagtaagaaaaatatattaacttgACATACTTTTTATAATGAGGAGCATCTCTGTCCAACCGAGCAAGGGTACCAGCAAGAATGGACACCTGCAAATTCAGAGTATCAAACCATGAAACAGCAAACACCCTCCCCCTCCAgggggaaaaataaagaagaagaagaatacaaCAGGCAAGATTCAGACTAAATGGATAATgaccacataacataaattGCCAGTAAGGACAGAAACTCATTTTCCAGAATAGAATTACTGAAAAACTGGAAATATCAAGGAGAAGCTATAAATACCACAATAAACATCAATGACCTGGGCAAGTTGTATCCAAATTTAATCCACAATCATAAAGAAGATGAGTTGACAACAAAAATCCAAATACTTAAATCGGTTAATCCCATTGATAGATGGTATAGATAAATATGTTAAGCTAATTTACATGGACATAACAAGATGCagaatgaaaattcaaatatgctTCTAGATCTACTTCAATCCACTGTTTGGAGGCGCCTGACACAAAAGGTCATTTCAATCAATTCattcatgataaaataatacTTGAAAGCTTAAGTAAAAATCTCTTTCATGCACCATCATACCCTTGTCCTCCACCCCACACGTTACCTAAACAccaaagaagatggaagaaacCATGTAGGTATATCAAATTCCTAGTCAAGAATAAGAAAAGGATGACACTATTTTCTAATACAAGATTTCCCGATACCACAAACCCGGGAATGACATAGACACAAGACTGAACGTTCTAGTTACAAGTTCTTAGTAAAATACACACACATCCCAAGTCTTCTATTTCTGCCATCCAAATGAGACGGTCAATGGTATACATCATTTAACACAAAGCAAAACATTAAACAAGTAAGACCAACCCCCAGTTGCTTGGAAAGAAtagattcaaatattttctataaaaaatcaaataccatcaataaaaaattaaacttgacTGCCAGCGGTTGCTTAACTCCCTCTTCAGTATCTGGCCGATATATCTAATTATCTATTAAGATACATCAACAAACACAAACTCGGTCCAGTAATGCCTAGAAACTTATAGAGAAGGTAAGCACTGAGTAAAAGGGAGATGAAGCATTCAAATCATCCAATTTACAATATATAGTTATCATGAAAAGGAAAGATTTAAACAAAGCAAAAGTATATGTAAATATGTGCTTTTCCTTTCtctgattttttcatttatttctagtCCAATAGCAACCATAAGATGAATTATTTTATGCTGTTGGATTGTCaacctttcatttcttttaaataaaaacatgttAGTTCTCTAGTAGAATGCATCAAATTAGTGCTCATCAATACATATTGCGAATACGTTCACAAAAGTTTGCTTGAATTTTTCTAAAGCTATTCAGTTAGAGAAGATTTAACCTAGGTGGACAACCAACAAGGTCATGTTCAATAATCTTATATTAGCATCACAATGGTACCATGAGATAAAAGTGAAACTATGCATGCATTTAACATACCTTCTCTCCACTGTCATTGCCAACAACTCTGATCTCTAGGCCAACACAAGCAATCTCTGGAGTAAGAGGAATTTCCTCATAGCTCAGGAATTCTATTGCAGCAGGATCATAACGAAAAAAGCCAAAATCATGAACCTGGAAGGAAGTGGACGTGCATTACTTCACTTCGATAAACATTTGGTCTTACAAATAACTCTACAAGTGCATGACAGTATCTCATAAATGCAAACCTCAGAGAGTATAACTGCCAGCGGGACATAACATATTTCCCAAAAAAAGCAACAATGCCATAAACTAAAACAATtccagaaaagaaaatatacttGTACAGACATACCTGTCCATGCATACAAAAAACATAGACATACAGAGCAAATTAAGTAATAGCATTGTTCTGCATAACTCATAACACTAAAAGGACAAGTTAATACCACTGAAAATACAggacataaaaagaaaaaatatatatacattaatttggagagagagagtgcgagagagctcaaataaaaaataaaaactagatATATCCAATAACAATCCCAGTTTCAATTATATATCGAATAAATATGTATCTACTTGTGACATCCTGCAAAATACTGTAAATATGACAACTAGTAAACAAATCTGACACCAATTTTCCCACTTCCTCCAGGGTCCTAGTTATTCAAACAGTAGTGACATTCAAGCATTTTATGCATTGATAtaccatatatattatattaattgttaCGTTAGCTTACAAAAGTCAATTAAAAAGTTGGAAGTTAGGATTGCAATTCAAGAAACTAGCCATTCCATGATCATTCTGGTCAAGAGCTTGTACCAATAAACAAAGTCTTGACAGATCAGTGGAAAATGTGCAGAACACAAACCACATACCGGATCGCGATATATAGGATATACAGGAATCTCTTCACGGTTTACGAACATAGCTTCTGCAACTACAGGTCCTGTTAAAATGAGACTGATTAGCACGAAGGGGAAATCCCATCGATATAGTAACCATGTGCTATGCTAGAACGAATACAAAATCGCCGATATAACCATGTGCTATGCTAGGAAGAATACATAATCGCCTAGTATgctaaaaattaactaaattttatGTTTCGCCAAAACTTAATTCACGATGTTGAAATAATTGCAGAAACCAGTAAACGAAGTACCAGGCTTGACCACATGACGATTGGTCAGAATAATCCCGCGGCGCTTATCAACAACGAAGCCAGTAGCGTAGCTGGCGCCGGCGGACTCCGTATCGAACGCGCGACAAGCGGTGGTCCGGAGGACAACCACGGCCGGAACCACCCTGTTAAGCGCCTTCCTCCAATCCTCGGCGGTGGCCAGATTCTCCCTGAACGGCGGATCAATCTCCATGCAAAGCTCCTCCTTAATACTCGACTCCTCGAGCGCCGCCGCGCCCTCCGATCCCAGCCTCTCCAACGGATCGCTCATTCCCCCACACAATCTCCCTCTCAGTAATTCTCTGTccgaaaccctaaccctaaccgaGGCAATTCAAGAACTCTTATCAAAAACggatttgatatgattttgagtGATGGAATGTATAAATTAGGGCAGGATTAGGGCGTCGGAACAGATGGATGCCTGAGAGTGATGAGCGCCGGAATCGGAAAACTCCGTAGAACAGTACCGGCGGCGAGAGTGGGTTTCGGTTTTGGTTGGAGGATGGAACTAGAAGAGAGAGTGTGCGAGAAATTGTGTGCGCAGCGTCCACATGCACTGAATTCCGTGCTGACGGACAGTCTCACAAACTATTGGCCGCTTTTATTGTTCTCGCAGAGTGTCGACATcgggccccccccccccccccccccccatttcaTTACAAACATAACAGAACCCATaagattttttccattttttgcgcCGGCGCTCCTCAATTATGACTCCCATCTCATTTCTTTCCCTTTGTGAGGAAACTATTCATTTTAACCCCTGGAATACGACGGCTCATTTTATTTGTTCCCTTCCTACCCTTTCTCCAGCCTTTTTGCCTTAtgaacatttttcaaataattacaaaagagttactaattttcataatattcactttttattaaaattgttactAGCTTTATAAAAATTTACCTAAGGCCCAAGATTTTTAATCTAATATAAAGCTGCTGAGTCTATTATCTTTTggagaaaaaatttataataatattcaatacactttttaataatagaaaatgtgtaaaaatcatttgaagtttaaatatcaaaaaatcaaatatgtgTGAGTGTGATACTCTTAGATGCCTAAAACTTAACTTCACAAATAATAAATCTTTCTTTGGGgctaatttataattttgtcaACATTTTTCTCTATCTCATAAATGCATTAACTATTCCTTTTAGGAATCAAAAATGATTATATCTCAAAGATAAGGCAATGAAGATAACGTACCCAATAAGATGATCATTTTCCAAATGAATTATATATCGCCAAATTCAATAGAAATAAATGTTTTTCAGTTCCCGATTAGAAGCAAATATGGTAAATAGACGAGCAAAGCAAAACCAATCAGCCGCCCGCACCGAAACATTTCCATCACGTGTTTCATCTCTTCCGGCCTAATTGCCTAATTGAcctaataatataattacacGCACTGTTTCAGCTACCAACTACCAGGGGCTAGACTTTCGAGAAGCTCTTTGTCAATTCACGCATAGGGGTATCAGTCAGTTTGATCAAGTTATAAGCAAATCGTCCGGCTAGGGTTCCGATCACTGGCCCCAATATGTACACCCACAGCCCCTTGTAAACACTCTTCACAATGGCCGGTCCAATGCTCCTTGCCGGGTTCATCGACGCTCCAGAAACTGGCCTGCAAAATTTTCTCACAAGAAAAGCAAAATCAGATTAATGGCGTTAACTGTATCTTTATCTTTGAAGAATGTGTGGATGTGTATATATACCCGGCGACCAGGACGTTTAACATTATCGTCATTCCAATGGCAACTCCGGCCAGGTCTCCTACCTGCAACAGGAGGCACCGGCAATGAATGGATTGGATTAAAATAAGACAATGGAGACTGAGTTGAAGcaagatagatatatataccGCCGTATTCTCTGTGGAAACGCCGGAGATGACGAACATAAGAAGGAAAGAGATGACGATTTCGATTACAAAAGATTGGGCATCAGATCCCGCCGGAACGGTACCAAAGAAAGCTTCGTGAGTTACGCTGAACATGAGGGCAAGAGTCCCACTCGCAATGATCGAACCCATTAATTGAGCCACTATGTAGAAAGGCACctgcaaattaatttaactcgAAATCACAGGTAAACGAGTAGAGATTGTTTTGAATTCATATTTTGATTCCTTAACAAGAATTGATCAgaaatatacacatatatacctCCCACAATGGGAACTGGCGGAATGCGGCGAAGCAAATGGTGACGGCAGGGTTGAAGTGGCCGCCAGAAATATGGCCGACTGAGTAGACCATGACCATCACTGTCAAACCCCACGTCGCAGAGACGCCCGGATGCGTAATTTTGCCACCGTAGAGCTTGTTGACGACGACGGCTCCGCAGCCTGAGAAGATCACAAAGAATGTGCCGATCACCTCAGCAACCACCTAGAGAACAAGAAACCCCATTTGTATATAGATGATCAACCATGGAGATACAAAAAATCAATATACGTCCGTGAACATGCAAGTGCGGATTCATGATGTTGTCGTTGATTGTTAGGTAATCTAATCAGATATCATCTGTTAGTAAATCAAGTTTACTATTGTTTGTCCTTGATGTAGTACACAAATCACTATCCAATCTTAATAACACTCATGACTGACCTTCTGGGTCATGGTGATAACTGAGGTTGAGGTGCAAAAGCCAAATCTGCTCTTGGACTCTTGGCCGGAGGGAACGCCGGCGTCACCTTCTTCTAGTCTAGAGATCTCTCCATGGGTCCCGTCGGCCTTTGTCTCCATTGTTGATTCCAAGAGAGAAGGAGATGCCAGAAGTGATGATAACCTTAATCAAAGACGAGGGAAAGAGAGATCCGTATGCATGCAGTGGTAAAGCCTCTCTTGTAAATTAACAGAATTCTGacttcatttgtttttttttttttttttcttttttgtggaTAAACAATGGAAGTAACTTTGGAAATCTCATAATATGTTTATCCAAATCTATTGACGTTAAgataagatttttaaatttattgacgttaagatatgatttttttttttttaagttgtttGGGTCTCCGGAAAATAAGCTATACAAACAGatattataattgaatttttcaGTGATTTATATTAACGGCTTATTTTTCTCAATGGTTGTTTGAATAATTGAAGTTATGGTCGAGATGTATTGCACAGTtaatagtaaatatatatttatttatttatattttatattatcatttttttactttaaataagtaaatataactatctttatcaaaaaataaataagtaaaattaattttttacacTAGTTtaattttcatgaataatgagatttgtttaaattaaatgtacgAATTTAAActgaacataaataaaaatatatagatgaatTGAAGTTAAACACATCTTTCAACAAACAACTCAAGCCTAATTAACAATGTCAAACTCAAATTATTTATACCCTTATTCATCgaatatataactattaaaattattattgttgctTGAATACACTAATAAACTTAATTATTTGCCAATAAATTTGTTGTCAAGTCACTCaaaatctacaaaaaaaaaaaaaaaagaatagaatgaTCCCAGTGTGTACAGGATGTCATTCCTTGCACAAACACTCTAATTTCAACTTACACACCATTGGTTGTTGAAGAgtttaatgtataattataGTTGATACCTACTACATGTatctttttgaatgaaaattcacttatttataaagaaatgtAGAGAATCGAGATAAACATTgttaatgttatgatattaaCTAGAATTATGACTTTTAACGAATAAACCATATCCTCTCTAAGATATTTGAAGTGATTTTCAATAATTGAAGTTATCTATTTTCACATTCTTTTTAAAAACACTTCATGAGAGAGGTttctaaggttgcgttctctttattgttttgaagtcatttttagttttcaattttctaaaataataaaaacgcgttctctttgctgtttttaaaaatacattttttaaaacaaaaaaaaattgtaaagaaaactcaaaacaacaaaaagttgttttgagtgttttcatccaaaacaaactcaaaactcaaaacatatttatttattcatattttattattgtaatgggaaaaaatattacaaaattcattaacttaaaatgtatatatatttttaatgatatattaacattaaatatttataatttacttaataatcaaatttattgaataaaatatcattaaaaaaatattttcaaaattttaaagagaacgcgttttctaattttctgttttgaaaaatagtttttaaaaacgataaagagaacgcgttttcaattttctaaaaatagactatcaaaacataaaactgaaaatgaattcaaaagttaaaattaaaaattaaaaaataaagagaacgcacccTAAGTGATCTATGAGTCTCCTTggactttcttcttctcccttagGCAAAAGTCTATTTCGTAAAAAAAGTCTCATAGAACATTTTGACTATTGTCTTTCTTGAGTTTCTGACTCTTTTTGTAATACCTTGACATCCCAAGGTCAGgtccaataaaaaaaaactctaaaaaaattaatatatatatcgagaataataaaaaataaaataacatacaTTTGAAATTGAATGTAGATAAAGAATTTATAGGTTAAACGTTTGAGTTAGGatagctcaagaatgggtgatcTCTAGAAAGTTTGTGTATGTCCATCAAAATAAGTTGatttggtccttcctatcgctcgatgcgaaatgttataggtggtattagagcaacTCTGGCCATGAGTTAGGActgtgtactagccaaaggttGGGGATACTGGATCGGGGACCGTGTACTATGAAACAATATTAGTTAGATACATTTTTGTATTGAACGTGAATAAAGAATTCTCAAGTTAAACATGTTTGAACTGAGATAGCTCAAGAATTGGTAACTCCTGAGAAGTTTACGTaaacccatcagggtaaattaATCCGATCATTTCTATCACTCAAGAAAGGATGTTACACTTTTTCTTAGATCTAAAACTTTTCTTTTAACGGGTTGTAACCCATAACGCGTCAATACCCCTATTCATCGGACATAGATCCATCAAAATTAGAAAGGAAATGCaagtttgcaatttttttttctttattctgaTTGTTGAAAGTTGAAACTTTTGGGTTTTGGTGGGtctacaacttttatttttttctcttgcaTAATCTGACAGAAAAATTACGtaattagaagaaactaatttcTCCATTTAACCATCCACTTTACCAATTATTTTGTTCActggttttcattttctacctcaagagaaaaaataattcaatgaaCTAAAGATACACAAAGGGTCTTTGGTCTATTAGAAAATGTAGCCTTGACtctcttaattaaaattttgacatatttcctcttataactattttttttttttattgtcacTTTAAGTGCTTAGCATTAGtttctattaaaatataaattacacatgcgttacaaatatataaaagggACTTAATAaagtgacaaaaaaataaatgagagaaTATGCAAAAACTTTAGTTAGAGACTAAAGGTCACATTTCTTAATAATCCACAATGCTTAGTCTTATAACTATccaccctttttttttaaattcctaatttagatttattttagaATTCCATCCCTTTATTATTACTCACAAAACTAAAATTTGCCATAATAAGAAGtcttctctttatttaaatagaataatgattttttatttcaaaatttcaattcaaattacAATAAGTTCTTCAATAAAAATGAGGTTTTATtcagaaaaatgaataaaaaaataaaattttaacttttcatcCTCTAGAAGTAATATggtattttaatttaactttttaagataattttgtgtaataattatattaatcatTGATCATTTTCTGGAAAAAGTTGATGCAATTGCATGGGTTgaatgattatatatttttgttgctaAGTAAAcatgaattattaaaatttaacacaaGCAaaaatgttgttgttgtttcaatttaaaggagaaatattaaatgaaaattcattaaataaaacatttacaaggttgagagaattaatgaaaaaaaattcaaaataattaatttgacttaaaatataaaggggtccttaaaatattaaaagatatgACATTTAACccctcaattaaaattttgatatattttcttctccaatcattttttttatcatcttaaGTTTATTTTAAGTCATCTAATGTCAATgacttaaaataattaaaaaaggaaTTGAAAGAGGAAACatgcaaaaattttaattaagagaTTAAAAACCATATTTCTCAATAATTCAAAACCGTATTTAATATTAAACcaactaaaatctcatttttagaTACctcgaaaaaagaaaaagtagatGGAGGAGAAAATCAACTCCAGATCAGTGTAAGGCAATACTTTATGTTTGTTGGGACCCAAACGTTGTAGAAGGTAGAGGCAATCAAATTAAGCAACAATGATGATGGTGTAACCGGTGTGGACTGTGGGGGCTGGAGCTTTATTGCAGAAATAAATGAGGATGCTTGCCGACGCTTCttcgaataaatcattattTCTTGTGGAATCAAGAGCCAAAAGCTACCAACTACCCTGCAAACCAGAATGGAAAAGGTTCTTCGAATTGCTCCATTGTTTTGTTTATGGAGCTTCTAATCAAGGGCTTGCTTTGAAGCAATTGCAAGGtaaaaagaaaactaagaaAGCCATCCCTGAATTGAATGTACGTGACAATTCAATACACCAGTTATTTACAGAAACTGTTTACAGCACCAGAATTTTCAGCTTCTTCTTCATAAAAACTTGCAATTTATTGACATTTATCGACCAGTCACCTGATACCATCGCAAAGGCCTGGACTGGCATCCTGCTGCAACTTATTCCTGTCCTACGAGTATTGCTACGCACACGgatttttctctcaagaagCCACCTGCGGTTATGAACGCGGGCAATTATTTTGAAGAAACTTCGGAAGCACAGTTGTTGGTAATGGGCAGATCGGCTGGGGTGCACACCAGGGCCCGTTGTTGTAAATGTCTCAAGCTCTGTT from Diospyros lotus cultivar Yz01 chromosome 6, ASM1463336v1, whole genome shotgun sequence encodes:
- the LOC127804702 gene encoding probable aquaporin NIP-type; this encodes METKADGTHGEISRLEEGDAGVPSGQESKSRFGFCTSTSVITMTQKVVAEVIGTFFVIFSGCGAVVVNKLYGGKITHPGVSATWGLTVMVMVYSVGHISGGHFNPAVTICFAAFRQFPLWEVPFYIVAQLMGSIIASGTLALMFSVTHEAFFGTVPAGSDAQSFVIEIVISFLLMFVISGVSTENTAVGDLAGVAIGMTIMLNVLVAGPVSGASMNPARSIGPAIVKSVYKGLWVYILGPVIGTLAGRFAYNLIKLTDTPMRELTKSFSKV